From Sphingopyxis sp. USTB-05, the proteins below share one genomic window:
- a CDS encoding MBL fold metallo-hydrolase: MRRWLPALFALALVGCAANPKVEYAAMPRTYAHGIGGATFLVGGGFDPGRSPDGNSLILYGPEGAFVIDTGRHAEHLTAIKQGLSGIGMTPVAIINTHWHLDHVSGNPELKAAFPDIKVYGTSAIDGALAGFLAKSAESSRKALAEGSIPPSAIAEVEGDLATIARGAELRPDVIVDESRDLAIAGRPLSLRVAPHAVTERDLWIYDAAEKRAIVGDLVTVPVPFLDTACPEGWLNALDAVAASGAEQIVPGHGPIMAIADFNRWRVAFGDFIACANGTGALETCSAGWLAGAAKWIGSDTARAKAMADYYGELVRSKKLDGYCKV, encoded by the coding sequence ATGCGGCGGTGGCTGCCGGCGCTGTTCGCGCTGGCGCTCGTCGGCTGCGCCGCCAATCCCAAGGTCGAATATGCCGCGATGCCGCGCACCTATGCGCATGGCATTGGCGGGGCGACCTTTCTGGTCGGCGGCGGCTTCGACCCCGGCCGCTCGCCCGACGGTAACAGCCTGATCCTTTACGGGCCCGAGGGCGCCTTTGTCATCGACACAGGGCGCCATGCCGAGCATCTGACGGCGATCAAGCAGGGGTTGAGCGGGATCGGCATGACGCCCGTCGCGATCATCAACACGCACTGGCATCTCGATCATGTCAGCGGCAATCCCGAGCTCAAAGCGGCCTTTCCCGATATCAAAGTCTATGGCACGTCGGCGATCGACGGCGCGTTGGCTGGCTTCCTCGCGAAGAGCGCTGAATCGTCGCGCAAGGCGCTGGCCGAAGGCAGCATCCCGCCAAGCGCGATTGCGGAGGTCGAGGGCGATCTTGCGACCATCGCGCGCGGCGCCGAGCTGCGGCCCGACGTTATAGTCGACGAATCGCGCGACCTGGCGATTGCGGGCCGGCCGCTGTCGCTGCGCGTCGCGCCCCATGCCGTGACCGAACGCGACCTCTGGATTTACGATGCGGCGGAGAAGCGTGCGATCGTCGGCGATCTGGTGACCGTTCCCGTCCCCTTCCTCGACACGGCCTGTCCCGAAGGCTGGTTGAATGCGCTCGATGCGGTCGCCGCGTCGGGCGCCGAGCAGATCGTGCCCGGCCACGGACCGATCATGGCAATCGCCGATTTCAACCGCTGGCGCGTTGCGTTCGGCGATTTTATCGCTTGCGCCAACGGAACGGGCGCGCTTGAGACCTGTTCAGCCGGCTGGCTCGCGGGCGCTGCAAAATGGATCGGCAGCGATACCGCGCGGGCGAAGGCGATGGCCGATTATTATGGCGAGCTTGTGCGCTCGAAGAAATTGGACGGATATTGCAAGGTATGA
- a CDS encoding HIT family protein encodes MNQTIAKFGHPATLIAEYDHWVVLLRPAQPTLGALVLAAKSDAIAFGDLPAAAHAELKVATAAIEGALTQAVGYAKINYLMLMMVDPHVHFHVLPRYEGERSGAGLTVADAGWPAQPDLGQAVKLDEAQIAAIAGWLKPYFA; translated from the coding sequence ATGAACCAGACCATCGCCAAATTCGGCCACCCAGCGACGCTGATCGCCGAATATGATCATTGGGTCGTCCTGCTGCGCCCCGCGCAGCCGACGCTCGGTGCGCTCGTGTTGGCGGCGAAGTCCGACGCGATAGCCTTCGGCGACCTGCCTGCCGCAGCGCATGCCGAACTCAAAGTGGCGACCGCCGCGATCGAGGGGGCACTGACGCAGGCCGTCGGCTATGCCAAGATCAACTATCTGATGCTGATGATGGTCGACCCGCACGTCCATTTCCACGTGCTGCCGCGCTATGAGGGCGAACGTTCGGGCGCAGGGCTCACGGTCGCCGACGCCGGTTGGCCAGCGCAACCCGATCTCGGGCAGGCCGTGAAGCTCGACGAGGCGCAGATCGCCGCAATCGCCGGCTGGCTCAAACCCTATTTCGCGTAG
- a CDS encoding PaaI family thioesterase encodes MNDGIEEPKRREYFSAEELDGGWISWDLKDATRFNSFIEPLTVRVEPPTADGRPCARVRMLPERKHSNLGDNVHGAVTLALVDIALFAASHQFGSLNAGHSVTLDLSTQFVGAGRVGEPLDAVVELVRETGRLIFLRGLVVQGEGDSHIVLSFAGTIRKASNK; translated from the coding sequence ATGAACGACGGGATCGAGGAACCGAAGCGCCGCGAATATTTCAGCGCCGAGGAACTGGATGGCGGCTGGATCAGCTGGGATCTCAAGGACGCGACGCGGTTCAACAGCTTCATCGAGCCGCTGACGGTGCGGGTCGAACCGCCGACCGCCGATGGTCGCCCGTGCGCGCGGGTGCGGATGCTGCCCGAACGTAAGCACAGCAACCTCGGCGATAATGTACATGGCGCGGTAACGTTGGCGCTCGTCGATATCGCGCTGTTCGCGGCGTCGCATCAGTTCGGTTCGCTCAATGCCGGCCATTCGGTGACACTCGACCTCTCGACGCAGTTCGTCGGTGCGGGCCGCGTGGGCGAGCCGCTCGACGCGGTGGTCGAGCTGGTGCGCGAGACCGGGCGGCTGATCTTCCTGCGCGGGCTCGTCGTGCAGGGCGAGGGCGACAGCCATATCGTGCTGAGCTTCGCCGGGACGATCCGCAAGGCAAGCAACAAGTGA
- the zapE gene encoding cell division protein ZapE, whose translation MTTVLAAYDALVAAGELRADPEQRAAAERLNRLQAELEAVPKRGSLLWRLTGRKPEALRGVYLWGAVGRGKSMLMDLFYDQLAIQRKRRVHFHAFMLDVHARMREVRKSESGDPIPLVADALAENTRCLAFDEMVVNNSADAMILSRLFTALIDRGVTMVATSNRPPKDLYKDGLNREHFLPFIALVEERLDVMSLNGPTDYRRDRLGDGARWFVPADDAASAALSAAFFRLTDYPPEDRAHVPTLELDVGGGRTLHVPKALKGVAVFSFKRLCGEARGAADYLAVARHFHAVIIVGIPRMGPENRNEAARFVTLIDALYEYKVKLLASAAAMPDQLYIAGDGAFEFERTASRLAEMQSDDYLALGHGQEDAA comes from the coding sequence GTGACCACCGTCCTTGCGGCCTATGACGCGCTCGTCGCGGCAGGCGAACTTCGCGCCGATCCAGAACAGCGCGCCGCCGCCGAGCGGCTGAACCGGCTGCAGGCCGAACTCGAAGCGGTGCCGAAGCGCGGCAGCCTGCTCTGGCGGCTGACAGGCCGCAAGCCCGAGGCGCTGCGCGGCGTCTATCTGTGGGGTGCGGTCGGGCGCGGCAAGTCGATGCTGATGGATTTATTCTACGACCAACTCGCCATCCAGCGGAAGCGGCGCGTCCATTTCCACGCCTTCATGCTCGACGTTCACGCGCGGATGCGCGAGGTGCGCAAGAGTGAGAGCGGCGACCCGATCCCGCTTGTCGCCGACGCACTCGCCGAAAACACGCGCTGCCTCGCCTTTGACGAGATGGTCGTGAACAACAGCGCCGATGCGATGATCCTCTCGCGCCTGTTCACCGCGCTGATCGACCGCGGGGTGACGATGGTCGCGACCTCGAACCGCCCGCCGAAAGATCTCTATAAGGATGGGCTCAATCGCGAGCATTTCCTGCCCTTCATCGCGCTCGTCGAGGAACGGCTCGACGTGATGAGTTTGAACGGTCCGACCGACTATCGCCGCGACCGGCTCGGCGACGGCGCGCGCTGGTTCGTTCCCGCCGACGATGCGGCGAGCGCGGCACTGTCGGCCGCCTTCTTCCGCCTGACCGACTATCCGCCCGAGGATCGCGCGCATGTCCCGACGCTCGAACTCGATGTCGGTGGCGGGCGGACGCTCCATGTTCCGAAGGCATTGAAGGGCGTCGCGGTCTTTTCGTTCAAAAGGCTTTGCGGCGAGGCGCGCGGTGCCGCCGATTATCTGGCGGTCGCGCGGCATTTCCACGCCGTCATCATCGTCGGCATCCCACGCATGGGGCCTGAAAACCGCAACGAGGCGGCGCGGTTCGTCACGCTGATCGACGCGCTGTACGAATATAAGGTCAAGCTGCTCGCGAGCGCGGCGGCGATGCCCGACCAGCTTTATATCGCGGGCGACGGGGCGTTCGAGTTCGAACGTACGGCAAGCCGGCTCGCCGAGATGCAGTCCGACGACTATCTTGCGCTAGGCCACGGCCAGGAAGACGCCGCCTAA
- the sucD gene encoding succinate--CoA ligase subunit alpha: protein MSILIDKNTKVITQGMTGATGTFHTEQALAYGTQMVGGVTPGKGGTTHIGLPMFNTVEEAKHATGATASVIYVPPPFAADSILEAIDAEIELIVAITEGIPVLDMVKVKRALSGSKSRLIGPNCPGVLTPEECKIGIMPGNIFKKGSVGVVSRSGTLTYEAVFQTSNVGLGQTTAVGIGGDPVNGTNFIDVLELFLADEATKSIIMIGEIGGDAEEQAAQFLIDEAKRGRKKPMAGFIAGRTAPPGRRMGHAGAIVSGGKGDAESKIAAMEAAGIKVSASPSELGTTLAEVLKERV, encoded by the coding sequence ATGTCCATCCTCATCGACAAGAATACCAAGGTCATCACGCAAGGGATGACCGGTGCCACCGGCACTTTCCACACCGAACAGGCGCTCGCCTATGGCACGCAGATGGTCGGCGGCGTGACCCCGGGCAAGGGCGGCACGACGCACATCGGCCTGCCGATGTTCAACACGGTCGAGGAAGCGAAGCACGCGACCGGCGCGACCGCATCGGTCATCTATGTGCCGCCGCCGTTCGCCGCCGATTCGATCCTCGAGGCGATCGATGCCGAGATCGAGCTGATCGTCGCGATCACCGAAGGCATTCCGGTGCTCGACATGGTCAAGGTGAAGCGCGCGCTTTCGGGTTCGAAGTCGCGCCTGATCGGCCCGAACTGCCCCGGCGTCCTGACCCCCGAAGAGTGCAAGATCGGCATCATGCCCGGCAACATCTTCAAGAAGGGCAGCGTCGGCGTCGTCTCGCGCTCGGGCACGCTCACCTATGAAGCCGTGTTCCAGACCTCGAACGTCGGCCTGGGCCAGACCACCGCGGTCGGCATCGGCGGCGACCCGGTCAACGGCACGAACTTCATCGACGTGCTCGAACTCTTCCTCGCCGACGAAGCGACCAAGTCGATCATCATGATCGGCGAAATCGGCGGCGACGCCGAAGAGCAGGCCGCACAGTTCCTGATCGACGAAGCCAAGCGCGGCCGCAAAAAGCCGATGGCCGGCTTCATCGCGGGCCGCACGGCGCCTCCGGGCCGCCGCATGGGCCATGCCGGCGCGATCGTGTCGGGCGGCAAGGGCGACGCCGAAAGCAAGATCGCGGCGATGGAAGCCGCAGGCATCAAGGTGTCGGCGAGCCCGTCGGAACTTGGCACGACGCTTGCCGAAGTGCTGAAGGAACGCGTCTGA
- a CDS encoding lipopolysaccharide biosynthesis protein, giving the protein MSEDVAQPAITSRSVARGLGTTVLARLGAVVEIVAQPLYVLMFGLAGYGLYAVLWAAVNLLENIFDLGMTSAMQRTVPQSASDAEAAAALRTAMVFGVGPCIVVAAIIAVFAADLGPLLNVADHDRELVTPAIRTFIWALPLWAFVEIATSALRARMVFGAEIRLRIVWEQVMRLVFAGLFFAGGLGLEGLFMAHLCSLAGTAALSIRLLARHYSFADVARPPKVGNTARDTFWAGLSILPSNIIGRLFGDAPALILNLLLPGAAGAAAAGLFTIARKLSSVVQLVRIAFTYVMAPLAASAEREDRRQVADIYAYATRLISAIALPLAAVLAAGSASLLGLFGHGALTAQAALVILLFARAAEAVLGISSPVLQVVAAFRQQLTASIVGVAVAIGSGWLIVGHLDPLTGVTLATAIGLVVMAAIPTLQLAITEKLQPFDAQFPAVALRGIAITLVAGTVAVLVDLLPDWLSLPLLLLTAVASIWLALRFALPLADRMSLGKTGRKLRLFKHEDA; this is encoded by the coding sequence ATGAGCGAAGACGTCGCCCAACCCGCCATAACCAGCCGCAGCGTCGCGCGCGGGCTCGGCACGACCGTGCTGGCGCGCCTCGGCGCAGTGGTCGAGATCGTCGCGCAACCGCTCTACGTGCTGATGTTCGGCCTTGCGGGCTATGGTCTCTATGCCGTGCTGTGGGCGGCCGTGAACCTGCTCGAAAATATCTTCGACCTTGGCATGACGAGCGCGATGCAGCGCACGGTACCGCAATCGGCAAGCGATGCCGAGGCCGCAGCGGCGTTGCGCACCGCAATGGTCTTTGGCGTCGGCCCATGCATCGTCGTCGCGGCCATCATAGCCGTCTTTGCCGCCGATCTCGGCCCGCTGCTGAACGTCGCGGACCATGATCGCGAACTCGTCACCCCCGCGATCCGTACCTTCATATGGGCGCTGCCGCTGTGGGCTTTTGTCGAAATCGCGACATCGGCGCTGCGTGCGCGCATGGTGTTCGGCGCCGAAATCAGACTGCGGATCGTATGGGAACAGGTGATGCGGCTGGTGTTCGCCGGACTGTTCTTTGCCGGTGGCCTCGGCCTCGAAGGCCTATTCATGGCGCATCTCTGTTCCCTGGCGGGGACGGCCGCGCTCAGCATTCGCCTGCTCGCGCGTCATTATAGCTTTGCTGACGTCGCCCGCCCGCCAAAGGTCGGCAATACGGCGCGCGACACCTTCTGGGCCGGTCTTTCCATCCTGCCGTCCAACATCATCGGGCGGTTGTTTGGCGACGCACCGGCGCTAATCCTCAATCTCCTGCTTCCAGGGGCGGCGGGCGCCGCCGCGGCGGGCCTCTTCACGATCGCGCGCAAACTGTCGAGCGTCGTTCAGTTGGTTCGCATCGCCTTCACCTATGTCATGGCGCCGCTCGCCGCGAGCGCCGAACGCGAGGACCGGCGGCAAGTCGCCGACATCTACGCCTATGCGACGCGGCTGATCTCGGCGATCGCGCTACCGCTCGCCGCAGTGCTCGCAGCGGGTAGCGCGTCGTTGCTCGGGTTGTTCGGACACGGAGCGCTGACAGCCCAAGCCGCACTCGTCATCTTGCTGTTCGCGCGCGCCGCCGAAGCGGTGCTCGGCATTTCGTCACCGGTGCTGCAGGTCGTCGCCGCGTTCCGGCAGCAACTCACCGCGAGCATCGTTGGCGTCGCGGTTGCGATCGGTTCGGGGTGGCTGATCGTCGGCCATCTCGATCCGCTGACCGGCGTTACGCTGGCGACCGCCATCGGTCTCGTCGTGATGGCCGCGATCCCGACGCTCCAGCTCGCAATCACCGAAAAGCTCCAGCCCTTTGACGCGCAGTTTCCGGCGGTGGCGCTGCGCGGAATTGCAATCACGCTCGTCGCGGGCACGGTGGCCGTGCTCGTCGACCTCCTCCCTGACTGGCTTTCCCTGCCGCTGCTCCTCCTGACCGCGGTGGCTTCGATCTGGCTGGCCCTCCGCTTTGCGCTGCCGCTTGCCGATCGCATGTCGCTGGGGAAGACCGGCCGCAAACTCCGACTGTTCAAACACGAAGACGCATGA
- a CDS encoding HAD-IB family phosphatase produces the protein MTDPLPIRIAIYDLDRTVLRTPTFTLFLLWAAWREAAWRLLLLPALAALMIGYALRLYGRDRFKPASIRLMLGGAITPARAESLAAAFAAWRVPRDVPPGAAACIKRDRAEGYRLLMATAAPEFYAGAIADALGFDAIVASRHLRDSAGNWLPMLDGPNCYGDEKARRVAEWLAANAKDGTAHIRAYSDHVSDAPTFALASEAWLVGRGDKYVRLAAKYGWHAADFEDAAVAEVR, from the coding sequence ATGACCGACCCGCTACCCATCCGTATCGCGATCTACGATCTCGACCGCACCGTGCTGCGCACCCCCACCTTCACGCTGTTCCTGCTGTGGGCCGCATGGCGCGAGGCCGCATGGCGCCTGCTGCTGCTCCCCGCGCTCGCCGCGCTGATGATCGGTTACGCCCTGCGCCTTTACGGCCGCGACCGCTTCAAGCCCGCCTCGATCCGCCTGATGCTGGGCGGAGCGATCACGCCTGCGCGCGCCGAAAGCCTCGCCGCCGCCTTTGCCGCCTGGCGCGTCCCGCGCGACGTACCGCCGGGAGCAGCCGCCTGTATCAAGCGCGACCGGGCCGAGGGATATCGACTGCTGATGGCGACCGCGGCGCCCGAATTTTATGCAGGCGCGATAGCCGATGCGCTGGGCTTCGACGCCATTGTCGCCTCGCGCCACCTCCGCGACAGTGCGGGCAACTGGCTTCCCATGCTCGACGGGCCGAATTGCTATGGCGATGAAAAAGCGCGGCGGGTTGCGGAATGGCTCGCGGCCAACGCCAAGGACGGGACCGCCCATATCCGGGCCTATTCGGACCATGTCAGCGACGCGCCAACCTTTGCGCTCGCTAGCGAAGCCTGGCTCGTCGGGCGCGGCGACAAGTATGTCCGGCTGGCCGCAAAATATGGCTGGCATGCCGCCGATTTCGAGGATGCAGCGGTGGCCGAGGTCCGTTGA
- the mdh gene encoding malate dehydrogenase: MGRKKIALIGAGNIGGTLALLAAQKELGDVVLFDVVEGVPQGKALDLSQVGPIAGFDAKITGSNDYADIAGADVIIVTAGVARKPGMSRDDLLGINLKVMKAVGEGIKANAPDAFVICITNPLDAMVWALREFSGLPHNKVVGMAGVLDSARFSHFIADEFDVSVKDVNTFVLGGHGDTMVPVVRYSTVNGIPVPDLVKMGLSSQEKIDAIVKRTRGGGGEIVALLGTGSAFYAPAASGIAMAEAYLGDQKRILPSAAYVDGQYGLDGLYVGVPVVIGAGGVEKIVEIELDDADKAGLQVSVDAVKELLDACKALDPSLA, from the coding sequence ATGGGACGCAAGAAGATCGCTTTGATCGGAGCCGGGAATATCGGCGGAACGTTGGCGCTGCTCGCCGCGCAGAAGGAATTGGGCGACGTCGTCCTGTTCGACGTCGTCGAGGGCGTGCCGCAGGGCAAGGCGCTCGACCTGTCGCAGGTCGGCCCGATCGCTGGCTTTGACGCGAAGATCACCGGCTCGAACGACTATGCCGACATTGCCGGCGCCGACGTCATCATCGTCACCGCCGGTGTGGCCCGCAAGCCGGGCATGAGCCGCGACGACCTGCTCGGCATCAACCTGAAGGTCATGAAGGCCGTCGGCGAAGGCATCAAGGCCAACGCCCCCGACGCCTTCGTCATCTGCATCACCAACCCGCTCGATGCCATGGTGTGGGCGCTGCGCGAATTCTCGGGTCTGCCGCACAACAAGGTCGTCGGCATGGCCGGCGTGCTCGATTCGGCGCGCTTCAGCCACTTCATCGCCGACGAGTTCGACGTGTCGGTAAAGGACGTGAACACCTTCGTGCTCGGCGGCCACGGCGACACGATGGTTCCCGTCGTCCGTTACTCGACCGTCAACGGCATCCCCGTTCCCGACCTCGTCAAGATGGGCCTGTCGTCGCAGGAAAAAATCGACGCGATCGTCAAGCGCACGCGCGGCGGCGGCGGCGAAATCGTCGCGCTGCTCGGCACCGGCTCGGCCTTCTATGCGCCCGCAGCCTCAGGCATCGCGATGGCTGAAGCCTATCTGGGTGACCAGAAGCGCATCCTGCCTTCGGCCGCTTATGTCGACGGCCAGTACGGCCTCGACGGCCTGTATGTCGGCGTGCCCGTCGTGATCGGTGCCGGCGGCGTCGAAAAGATCGTCGAAATCGAACTGGACGATGCCGACAAGGCCGGCCTGCAGGTCTCGGTCGACGCGGTCAAGGAACTGCTCGACGCGTGCAAGGCGCTGGATCCCAGCCTCGCCTGA
- a CDS encoding succinate dehydrogenase iron-sulfur subunit, which translates to MAQFVLPKNSRPQKTGNVHKAEGATAVKKFKVYRYDPDKGQNPHFDTFEIDTEKCGPMVLDALIKMKSEQDSTLTFRRSCREGICGSCSMNMNGKNGLACTTAIEDLKGDITITPLPSMDVIKDLVPDFTHFYAQYASIEPWLKTKTTTPSGKERLQSPEEREKLDGLYECILCACCSTSCPSYWWNSDKFLGPAILLQAYRWLADSRDEMTGERLDELEDPFRLYRCHTIMNCANACPKGLSPARAIAEIKKLEAERHV; encoded by the coding sequence ATGGCTCAATTTGTCCTGCCCAAGAACAGCCGCCCGCAAAAGACGGGCAACGTCCACAAGGCCGAGGGCGCGACCGCCGTGAAGAAATTCAAGGTCTATCGGTACGACCCCGACAAGGGCCAGAATCCGCATTTCGACACGTTCGAGATCGACACCGAAAAATGCGGCCCGATGGTGCTCGATGCGCTCATCAAGATGAAGAGCGAGCAGGATTCGACGCTGACCTTCCGCCGTTCGTGCCGCGAGGGCATCTGCGGTAGCTGTTCGATGAACATGAACGGCAAGAACGGTCTCGCCTGTACGACCGCGATCGAGGATCTGAAGGGCGACATCACGATCACCCCGCTGCCCTCGATGGATGTCATCAAGGATCTCGTCCCCGACTTCACGCATTTCTATGCGCAATATGCGTCGATCGAGCCCTGGCTCAAGACCAAGACGACGACGCCGAGCGGCAAGGAACGGCTGCAGTCGCCCGAAGAGCGCGAGAAGCTCGACGGCCTCTACGAGTGTATCCTGTGCGCCTGCTGCTCGACGAGCTGCCCGAGCTATTGGTGGAACAGCGACAAGTTCCTCGGCCCCGCGATCCTGCTTCAGGCGTATCGCTGGCTGGCCGACAGCCGCGACGAAATGACCGGCGAGCGGCTTGACGAGCTGGAAGATCCGTTCCGCCTCTATCGCTGTCACACGATCATGAACTGCGCGAACGCCTGCCCCAAGGGCCTGAGCCCCGCGCGCGCGATCGCCGAGATCAAGAAGCTGGAAGCCGAGCGGCACGTCTGA
- a CDS encoding sugar phosphate nucleotidyltransferase yields MTIDKAIILSAGQGSRLLPLTRDIPKCLIEFNGRSLISWQVAALVANGIKDIVVVTGFRTERVEDHALQLYRDTGARIRTLFNPFFQVADNLGTCWIAREEMDRDFIILNGDTIISDEIVAKLIAGANEPINVTVDVKADYDDDDMKVNRDAEGRLHHIGKRLLPPDTNAESIGMLAFVGDGPSIFRNQVDQMMRTPDGVERWYLRAIDIIAKGNRVGTVSIEGLEWQEVDFPQDVEAADALTAKWAAEGRYAK; encoded by the coding sequence ATGACCATCGACAAAGCCATCATCCTGTCGGCCGGACAGGGCTCGCGCCTTCTGCCGCTGACCCGCGACATCCCCAAATGCCTGATCGAGTTCAACGGCCGCAGCCTCATCAGCTGGCAGGTCGCGGCGCTCGTCGCGAACGGGATCAAGGATATCGTCGTCGTCACGGGTTTCCGGACCGAACGCGTCGAGGATCATGCGCTGCAGCTTTACCGCGACACCGGCGCGCGGATCCGCACCCTGTTCAATCCTTTCTTTCAGGTCGCCGACAATCTTGGCACCTGCTGGATCGCGCGCGAGGAGATGGACCGCGACTTCATCATCCTCAACGGCGACACCATCATCTCGGACGAAATCGTCGCAAAGCTGATCGCGGGCGCGAACGAGCCGATCAACGTCACCGTCGACGTCAAGGCCGACTATGACGACGACGACATGAAGGTGAACCGCGACGCCGAGGGACGCCTTCACCACATCGGCAAGCGGCTGTTGCCGCCAGACACCAATGCGGAATCGATCGGCATGCTTGCCTTTGTCGGCGACGGCCCGTCGATATTCCGCAACCAGGTCGACCAGATGATGCGCACCCCCGACGGGGTCGAGCGCTGGTATCTGCGCGCGATCGACATCATCGCGAAGGGCAACCGTGTCGGCACCGTGTCGATCGAAGGCCTGGAATGGCAGGAAGTCGATTTCCCGCAGGACGTCGAAGCTGCCGATGCGCTTACTGCGAAATGGGCCGCCGAAGGCCGCTACGCGAAATAG
- a CDS encoding CDP-alcohol phosphatidyltransferase family protein — protein sequence MTDAKSLPALTPIGENSTLLWGMTNAERLRRLARAEGLPESVGPSGAQLYVNLDYVFDPVWLRHILTLPGTVVMDGDALVMAHLTGGMRAEDIAAHRDTLTIIDYRGNPQIYNRQLRKLDCPFIQRLTPETRREIERKSYFGAYKGVTDALTKYLWPELALWLTRGAASIGMTPNMVTAIGATLCVYATYLFAYGHYWEGMLAGFIFMVLDTVDGKLARCTITSSKWGNVADHGVDLVHPPFWWYFWGVGLGTWGLALSNQTFLLVMLAVVAGYILQRVIEGLFIKDFGMDIHVWQKFDSQFRLVTARRNPNFAILFLATLAGRPDTGLIAVAWWTVISLVVHAVRLVQAYAVKRSGRPIVSWMEEA from the coding sequence ATGACCGACGCCAAGTCCCTGCCCGCCCTGACGCCGATCGGCGAAAATTCGACCTTGCTGTGGGGCATGACCAATGCCGAGCGGCTGCGGCGGCTGGCCCGCGCCGAAGGTTTGCCCGAGAGCGTCGGCCCGTCGGGCGCGCAGCTCTACGTCAATCTCGATTATGTCTTCGACCCCGTGTGGCTTCGCCATATCCTGACGCTGCCCGGCACCGTGGTCATGGACGGCGACGCGCTGGTGATGGCGCATCTGACCGGCGGCATGCGGGCCGAGGATATCGCGGCACACCGCGATACGCTGACGATCATCGACTATCGGGGCAATCCGCAAATCTACAACCGCCAGCTCCGCAAGCTCGACTGCCCCTTCATCCAGCGGCTGACGCCTGAAACGCGGCGCGAGATCGAGCGGAAGAGCTATTTCGGCGCGTACAAAGGCGTCACCGATGCGCTGACCAAATATCTGTGGCCCGAACTCGCGCTGTGGCTGACGCGCGGCGCCGCGAGTATCGGCATGACCCCGAATATGGTCACTGCGATCGGCGCAACGCTCTGCGTCTATGCGACCTATTTGTTCGCCTATGGCCATTATTGGGAAGGCATGCTCGCGGGCTTCATCTTCATGGTGCTCGACACCGTCGACGGAAAGCTCGCGCGCTGCACGATCACCTCGTCGAAATGGGGCAATGTCGCCGACCATGGCGTCGACCTGGTCCACCCGCCCTTCTGGTGGTATTTCTGGGGCGTCGGGCTCGGCACATGGGGCCTTGCGCTGTCGAACCAGACCTTCCTGCTCGTCATGCTCGCCGTCGTCGCAGGCTATATACTCCAGCGCGTGATCGAGGGGCTGTTCATCAAGGATTTCGGCATGGATATCCATGTCTGGCAAAAGTTCGACAGCCAGTTCCGGCTGGTCACCGCGCGGCGCAACCCCAATTTCGCGATACTCTTTCTCGCGACGCTAGCCGGCCGCCCCGATACCGGCCTGATCGCAGTTGCCTGGTGGACCGTCATTTCGCTGGTCGTCCACGCCGTGCGACTGGTGCAGGCCTATGCCGTGAAGCGTTCGGGTCGCCCGATCGTGAGCTGGATGGAGGAAGCATGA